The Sylvia atricapilla isolate bSylAtr1 chromosome 3, bSylAtr1.pri, whole genome shotgun sequence genome has a window encoding:
- the CAD gene encoding multifunctional protein CAD isoform X1 encodes MARLVLQDGSVLPGRPFGAVGAAAAGEVVFQTGMVGYPEALTDPSYKAQILVLTYPLVGNYGVPRDEPDAFGLSRWFESSKIHVAALVVGECSETPSHWSASQSLDQWLKEQNIPGLQGVDTRALTKKIREKGTLLGKLVPDGTPEGSLSFEDPNKKHLVQEVSLKAPRVFNPGGSLRVTALDCGLKNNQIRCLCKRGATVTVVPWNHPLDPADFDGLFISNGPGDPQLCQETVSSLRRLLDAPHPKPIFGICLGHQLLALALGAHTYKMKYGNRGHNQPCLHEDTRRCFITAQNHGFAVEAGSLPPGWLPLFTNANDASNEGLVHQHKPFFSVQFHPEHCAGPTDLEGLFDVFVEAARDLRDGHGSARTVRERLREWLTYTKTPAGDSDAARPRKVLILGSGGLSIGQAGEFDYSGSQAIKALKEENIQTVLINPNIATVQTSKGLADKVYFLPITPEYVTQVIRNERPDGVLLTFGGQTALNCGVELTKAGVLERYHVRVLGTPVASIEMTEDRKVFVEKMEEIGEHVAPSEAAASLEQAQAAAERLGYPVLVRSAYALGGLGSGFANNREELVALVSQAFTHTSQVLVDKSLKGWKEIEYEVVRDAFNNCITVCNMENLDPLGIHTGESIVVAPSQTLNDTEYFMLRRTAIKVVQHLGIVGECNIQFALNPESEQYYIIEMNARLSRSSALASKATGYPLAYVAAKLALGIPLPLLRNSVTNSTTASFEPSLDYCVVKIPRWDLSKFLRVSTKIGSSMKSVGEVMAIGRNFEEAFQKALRMVDENCVGFDHTVKPASDMELETPTDKRIFVLAAALRAGYSIERLYELTKIDRWFLHKMKNITDHAVLLESYRGQQGTMPPAVLKRAKQLGFSDKQVALAVLSTELAVRKMRRDLKILPVVKQIDTVAAEWPAQTNYLYLTYNGSEHDLAFREPHVMVIGSGVYRIGSSVEFDWCAVGCIQELRKLGFKTIMVNYNPETVSTDYDMCDRLYFDEISFEVVMDIYELENPEGVILSMGGQLPNNIAMALHRQQCRILGTSPEAIDSAENRFKFSRLLDSIGISQPLWKELSNMESAKHFCCKVGYPCVVRPSYVLSGAAMNVAYSDSDLEKFLSNAVAVSKEQPVVISKFIQEAKEIDVDAVACDGVVVAIAISEHVENAGVHSGDATLVTPPQDITPKTLERIKAIVHAIGQELQVTGPFNLQLIAKDDQLKVIECNVRVSRSFPFVSKTLGVDLVALASQVIMGEDVEPVGLMTGTGIVGVKVPQFSFSRLAGADVVLGVEMTSTGEVACFGENRCEAYLKAMLSTGFKIPKKNILLTIGSYKNKSELLPTVRTLETLGYNLYASLGTADFYTEHGIKVKAVDWHFEEADSSEAGARETQRSILDYLAENHFEMVINLSMRNSGGRRLSSFVTKGYRTRRLAVDYSVPLIIDIKCTKLFVEALGQIGAAPPLKMHVDCMTSQKLIRLPGLIDVHVHLREPGGTHKEDFASGTAAALAGGVTMVCAMPNTNPAVTDAASFALAQKLAEAGARCDFALFLGASSDNAGTLGPLAGAAAGLKMYLNNTFSNLRMDDVSLWMEHLEQWPRHLPIVAHAERRTVAAVLMVAQLYQRPVHICHVARREEILLIKAAKQRGIPVTCEVAPHHLFLSQDDLGRLGKGRAAVRPELGTRQDVEALWENMDIIDCFATDHAPHTLEEKEGQEPPPGYPGLETMLPLLLTAVSEGRLSVEDIVQRLYENPRKIFGLPAQEDTYVEVDLEHEWIIPSSTVFSKARWTPFEGMHVKGTVRRVVLRGEVAYIDGQVLVPPGYGQDVKKWPSAAALLPHGAPTKESVKTPELSRHVAGDVLRGRAPSPRRAGPASDTRFHLPPRIHHTSDPGLPAFRRLGAAHRPGARGTGEDTREKGSRKAAEPDSAVVQDSHFNPLGPVPRQASPQRAPHFQTSPLLHPLVGQHVLSVRQFSKEQLSHLFNVAHTLRMLVQKERSLDILKGKVMATMFYEVSTRTSSSFAAAMSRLGGSVLSFSEATSSVQKGESLADSVQTMCCYADVLVLRHPQPGAVELAARHCRKPVINAGDGVGEHPTQALLDIFTIREELGTVNGMTITMVGDLKHGRTVHSLARLLTQYRVNLRYVTPPGLRMPPDITSFVASRGIQQEEFGSIEEALPDTDVLYMTRIQKERFQRAEEYEACFGQFILTPHIMTRAKERMVVMHPLPRVNEISVEVDSDPRAAYFRQAENGMYMRMALLATVMGRY; translated from the exons ATGGCCcggctggtgctgcaggacgGCTCGGTGCTGCCCGGCCGCCCCTTCGGGGCCGTCGGCGCCGCGGCCGCGGGGGAAGTCG TGTTCCAGACCGGCATGGTGGGCTACCCCGAGGCCCTCACCGACCCCTCCTACAAGGCGCAGATCCTGGTGCTCACCTACCCGTTAGTCGGTAACTACGGAGTGCCCCGGGACGAGCCCGACGCTTTCGGCCTCAGCAGG TGGTTTGAGTCCAGCAAGATCCATGTGGCTGCGCTGGTGGTGGGAGAGTGCTCGGAGACCCCCAGCCACTGGAGCGCGTCCCAGTCCCTGGACCAGTGGCTGAAGGAGCAGAACATCCCTGGGCTACAAG GGGTGGACACCCGGGCACTGACGAAGAAGATCCGCGAGAAGGGGACGCTGCTGGGGAAGCTGGTGCCGGATGGGACCCCCGAGGGGAGCCTCTCCTTTGAGGACCCCAACAAGAAGCACCTGGTGCAGGAGGTGTCGCTGAAG GCACCACGAGTGTTCAACCCGGGCGGGTCCCTGCGAGTCACGGCCCTCGACTGTGGCCTCAAGAACAACCAAATACGGTGCCTGTGCAAGCGGGGGGCCACTGTCACTGTTGTCCCCTGGAACCACCCGCTGGACCCTGCAG ACTTTGATGGGCTGTTCATCAGCAATGGCCCTGGGgacccacagctctgccaggagacAGTGTCCAGCCTACGCCGGTTGCTGGATGCGCCCCATCCCAAGCCCATTTTTGGGATCTGCCTTGGACACCAGCTGCTCGCCCTGGCCCTCGGAGCCCACACCTACAAGATGAA GTACGGGAACCGTGGGCACAACCAGCCGTGCCTGCACGAGGACACGCGGCGCTGCTTCATCACGGCGCAGAACCACGGCTTCGCGGTGGAGGCGGGCAGCCTCCCGCCCGGCTGGCTGCCGCTCTTCACCAACGCCAACGACGCCTCCAACGAGGGCCTGGTCCACCAGCACAAGCCCTTCTTCAG TGTCCAGTTTCACCCCGAGCACTGCGCTGGCCCCACGGACCTGGAGGGTCTCTTTGATGTCTTCGTGGAGGCAGCGCGGGACCTGCGGGACGGGCACGGCAGCGCCCGGACAG TGCGGGAGCGCCTGCGGGAGTGGCTGACCTACACCAAGACACCAGCGGGGGACTCGGATGCAGCCCGGCCCCGCAAGGTGCTGATCCTGGGCTCCGGTGGCCTTTCCATTGGGCAGGCAGGCGAGTTCGACTACTCGGGGTCACAG GCCATCAAAGCACTGAAGGAGGAGAACATCCAGACGGTGCTGATCAACCCCAACATCGCCACAGTCCAGACCTCCAAGGGACTGGCTGACAAAGTGTACTTCCTGCCCATCACCCCTGAGTACGTCACCCAG GTGATCCGGAACGAGCGGCCTGACGGGGTGTTGCTGACCTTTGGGGGGCAGACAGCCCTCAACTGTGGTGTGGAGCTGACCAAGGCGGGTGTCCTGGAGCGTTACCACGTGCGGGTGCTGGGCACCCCCGTTGCCTCCATTGAGATGACAGAGGATCGCAAGGTCTTCGTGGAGAAGATGGAGGAGATTGGGGAGCACGTGGCACCCAGCGAGGCCGCTGCCTCCCTGGAGCAG gcGCAGGCGGCCGCTGAGCGGTTGGGGTACCCGGTGCTGGTGCGCTCTGCCTACGCCCTCGGGGGGCTGGGCTCCGGCTTCGCCAACAACCgggaggagctggtggctctggtgAGCCAGGCCTTCACCCACACCTCCCAGGTGCTGGTGGACAAGTCCCTGAAAGGCTGGAAGGAGATTGAGTACGAGGTGGTGCGAGATGCCTTCAACAACTGCATCACG GTGTGCAACATGGAGAACCTGGACCCGCTCGGGATCCACACGGGTGAGTCCATAGTGGTGGCACCCAGTCAGACCCTCAACGACACTGAGTACTTCATGCTGAGGCGCACAGCCATCAAGGTGGTGCAGCACCTGGGCATCGTGGGCGAGTGCAACATCCAGTTTGCCCTCAACCCCGAGTCTGAGCAG TACTACATCATCGAGATGAACGCCCGGCTCTCCCGCAGCTCGGCCCTGGCCAGCAAGGCCACTGGTTACCCGCTGGCCTACGTGGCTGCCAAACTCGCCCTGGgcatccccctgcccctcctcag gAACTCTGTCACCAACTCCACCACAGCCAGCTTTGAGCCCAGCCTGGACTACTGTGTGGTGAAGATCCCGCGCTGGGACCTCAGCAAGTTCCTGCGTGTCAGCACCAAGATTGGCAGCTCCATGAAGAGTGTGG GGGAGGTCATGGCCATTGGGAGGAACTTTGAGGAGGCGTTCCAGAAGGCTCTGAGGATGGTGGACGAGAACTGCGTGGGCTTTGATCACACAGTGAAGCCGGCCTCAGACATG gagctggagacgCCGACGGACAAGCGAATCTTCGTGCtggcggcggcgctgcgggCCGGCTACTCCATCGAGCGGCTCTATGAGCTGACCAAGATTGACCGCTGGTTCCTGCACAAGATGAAGAACATCACGGACCACGCGGTGCTGCTGGAGTCGTACCGTGGTCAGCAGGGCACCATGCCGCCCGCCGTGCTCAAGCGCGCCAAGCAGCTCGGCTTCTCCGACAAGCAGgtggccctggctgtgctcag caccGAGCTGGCCGTGCGGAAGATGCGGCGCGACCTGAAGATTCTGCCGGTGGTGAAGCAGATCGACACTGTGGCAGCAGAGTGGCCGGCCCAGACCAACTACCTGTACCTGACCTACAATGGTTCCGAGCACGACCTGGCCTTCCGTGAGCCCCATGTCATGGTCATCGGCTCCGGCGTCTACCGCATCGGCAGCAGTGTCGAGTTTGACTGGTGTGCTGTTGGCTGCATCCAGGAGCTCCGCAAG CTGGGCTTCAAGACAATCATGGTGAACTACAACCCTGAGACAGTGAGCACGGATTATGACATGTGCGATCGCCTCTACTTCGATGAGATTTCCTTTGAG gtggtGATGGACATCTACGAGCTGGAGAACCCCGAGGGCGTGATCCTGTCCATGGGCGGGCAGCTGCCCAACAACATCGCCATGGCCCTGCACCGGCAGCAGTGCCGCATCCTGGGCACCTCCCCGGAGGCCATCGACTCCGCCGAGAACCGCTTCAAGTTCTCCCGCCTGCTGGACTCCATCGGCATCAGCCAGCCCCTCTGGAAGGAGCTCTCCAACATGGAG TCGGCCAAGCACTTCTGCTGCAAGGTGGGCTACCCCTGTGTTGTGCGTCCTTCCTACGTGCTGAGCGGTGCCGCCATGAACGTGGCCTACTCCGACAGTGACCTGGAGAAGTTCCTGAGCAATGCTGTGGCTGTGTCCAAGGAGCAGCCTGTTGTCATTTCCAAGTTCATCCAGGAGGCCAAG GAGATTGACGTGGACGCGGTGGCCTGTGACGGCGTGGTGGTGGCCATCGCCATCTCGGAGCACGTGGAGAACGCTGGGGTGCACTCAGGTGATGCCACACTGGTGACCCCCCCGCAGGACATCACCCCCAAGACACTGGAGCGCATCAAGGCCATCGTCCACGCCattgggcaggagctgcaggtcaCAGGGCCCTTCAACCTGCAGCTGATTGCCAAG GATGACCAGCTGAAGGTGATAGAGTGCAACGTTCGTGTCTCCCGCTCCTTCCCCTTTGTCTCCAAGACCCTGGGTGTGGACTTGGTGGCTCTGGCCAGCCAGGTGATCATGGGTGAGGACGTGGAGCCCGTGGGGCTTATGACGGGCACAGGCATTGTTGGTGTCAAG GTGCCCCAGTTCTCCTTCTCACGGCTGGCGGGCGCTGATGTGGTGCTGGGTGTGGAGATGACCAGCACGGGCGAGGTTGCCTGCTTTGGGGAGAACCGCTGCGAGGCGTATCTGAAGGCCATGCTCAGCACTGGCTTCAAGATCCCCAAGAAGAACATTCTGCTGACCATCGGCAGCTACAAG AACAAGAGTGAGCTGCTGCCCACGGTGCGGACGCTGGAGACCCTCGGCTACAACCTGTACGCCAGCCTTGGCACTGCTGACTTCTACACCGAGCACGGCATCAAG GTGAAGGCTGTGGACTGGCACTTTGAGGAGGCGGACAGCAGCGAGGCTGGCGCCCGGGAGACCCAGCGCAGCATCCTGGACTACCTGGCCGAGAACCACTTTGAGATGGTCATTAACCTCTCCATGCGCAACTCGGGGGGCCGCCGGCTCTCCTCCTTCGTCACCAAGGGGTACCGCACCCGGCGCCTGGCCGTCGACTACTCTGTGCCCCTCATCATCGACATCAAGTGCACAAAGCTCTTCGTAGAG GCTCTGGGCCAGATCGGGGCAGCCCCCCCACTGAAGATGCACGTGGACTGCATGACATCCCAGAAACTCATCCGTCTGCCAG GCCTGATCGATGTCCACGTCCACCTCCGTGAGCCGGGTGGCACCCACAAGGAGGACTTTGCATCAGGCACGGCAGCTGCCCTGGCCGGGGGTGTCACTATGGTGTGTGCCATGCCCAACACCAACCCCGCTGTCACTGACGCCGCCTCTTTTGCCTTGGCACAGaag ctggctgaggcGGGGGCCCGCTGCGATTTTGCCCTCTTCCTGGGGGCTTCCTCGGACAATGCTGGCACTCTGGGGCCCCTGGCTGGGGCGGCCGCCGGCCTCAAGATGTACCTGAACAACACCTTCTCCAACCTGCGGATGGACGACGTGTCGCTGTGGATGGAG cacctggagcagtgGCCGCGGCACCTGCCCATCGTGGCGCACGCTGAGCGGCGGACGGTGGCTGCCGTGCTGATGGTGGCCCAGCTGTACCAGCGGCCTGTCCACATCTGCCACGTGGCCCGCAGGGAGGAG ATCCTGCTCATCAAGGCGGCCAAGCAGAGGGGGATCCCGGTGACGTGCGAGGTGGCCCCGCACCACCTCTTCCTGAGCCAGGACGACCTGGGGCGCCTCGGGAAGGGCCGTGCGGCCGTGAGGCCAGAGCTGGGCACCCGCCAGGACGTGGAGGCGCTCTGGGAGAACATGGACATCATCGACTGCTTTGCCACTGACCACG CACCCCACAcgctggaggagaaggaggggcaggagccgCCCCCTGGGTACCCCGGCCTGGAGACCATGCTGCCGCTGTTGCTGACGGCCGTCTCCGAGGGGCGGCTCAGCGTGGAGGACATCGTCCAGCGCCTCTACGAGAACCCTCGCAAGATCTTCGGGCTGCCGGCACAGGAGGACACCTACGTGGAG GTGGACCTGGAGCACGAATGGAtcatccccagcagcacagtctTCTCCAAGGCCCGTTGGACCCCCTTTGAGGGCATGCACGTGAAAGGGACAGTGCGAAGGGTAGTCCTGCGTGGGGAGGTCGCCTACATCGATGGGCAG gtgctggtgcCCCCTGGCTATGGACAGGATGTGAAGAAGTGGCCCTCggcagctgcactgctgccacaTGGGGCTCCCACCAAGGAGAGCGTGAAG ACCCCTGAGCTGTCCCGGCACGTGGCTGGTGACGTGCTGCGTGGACGAGCCCCCAGCCCGCGGCGGGCTGGCCCTGCGAGTGACACACGTTTCCACCTCCCGCCCCGCATCCACCACACCTCCGACCCCGGGCTGCCAG CATTCCGGAGGCTGGGAGCCGCGCACCGCCCGGGCGCCCGAGGCACCG GTGAGGACACTCGtgagaagggcagcaggaaggcagcagaacCAG ATTCGGCGGTGGTCCAGGACAGCCACTTCAACCCACTGGGCCCTGTCCCTCGCCAGGCATCCCCTCAGCGCGCCCCCCACTTCCAGACCTCCCCGCTGCTGCACCCCCTTGTCGGGCAGCACGTCCTCTCTGTCCGGCAGTTCTCCAAGGAGCAG ctgtcCCACCTGTTCAACGTGGCACACACCCTGCGCATGCTGGTGCAGAAGGAGAGGAGCCTGGACATCCTCAAG GGGAAAGTGATGGCGACCATGTTCTACGAGGTGAGCACGCGGACCAGCAGCTCCTTTGCAGCAGCCATGAGCCGGCTGGGAGGCTCCGTCCTGTCCTTCTCGGAGGCCACCTCCTCGGTGCAGAAGGGCGAGTCGCTGGCGGACTCTGTGCAGACCATGTGCTGCTACGCCGACGTGCTGGTGCTGCGGCACCCTCAGCCCGGCGCCGTCGAG ctggccGCCAGGCACTGCCGCAAGCCGGTGATCAACGCCGGGGACGGGGTGGGGGAACACCCCACGCAGGCACTGCTGGACATCTTCACCATCCGCGAGGAGCTGGGCACAGTCAACGGCATGACG ATCACCATGGTGGGTGACCTGAAGCACGGGCGCACGGTGCACTCCCTGGCTCGCCTGCTCACCCAGTACCGGGTCAACCTGCGCTACGTGACGCCCCCCGGCCTGCGCATGCCCCCCGACATCACCAGCTTTGTGGCCTCCAGGGGCATCCAgcag GAGGAGTTTGGGAGCATTGAGGAGGCGCTGCCGGACACAGATGTGCTCTACATGACCCGCATCCAGAAGGAGCGCTTCCAACGGGCCGAGGAGTACGAGGCT TGCTTCGGGCAGTTCATCCTCACACCCCACATCATGACCCGGGCCAAGGAGAGGATGGTGGTGATGCACCCCCTGCCCCGTGTCAATGAGATCAG CGTGGAGGTGGACTCGGACCCGCGCGCCGCGTACTTCCGGCAGGCGGAGAACGGGATGTACATGCGGATGGCGCTGCTGGCCACCGTGATGGGCCGCTACTGA